The sequence CCGGGAATAAAAAACCCCGCCCCCGCAATTGCGGGGGCGGGTTCCCGATTCAAGCGGTTACGGCCTAAACCCGGCCGGCGCTGCCCAGCACGTTTTCATTCTTGGCCATATACATCTTCACCAGTTCGGCGCGCGCCGGGCCAAGATACTTGCGCGGATCGAATTCGCCCGGCTTTTCCACAAAAACTTTACGGATGGCGGCCGTCATCACCAGCCGCCCGTCTGAATCAATGTTGATCTTGCAGACGGCCGACTTGGCCGCCCTGCGCAGCTGCTCCTCGGGAATGCCGACCGCGGCCTCCATCTTGCCGCCGTATTTATTGATCATCTCGATATATTCCGCCGGCACGCTGGACGAACCGTGCAGCACAATCGGAAACCCCGGAATCCGGCGTTCCACTTCCTCAAGAATATCAAACCGCAGAGGCGGCACGCTCTCGCCAGGCTTGACCTTGAATTTATACGCGCCGTGACTTGTGCCTATGGAAATGGCCAGCGAATCCACGCCGGTGCGCTTTACGAAGTCCTCCACCTGCGCGGGATCGGTATAGTTGGAATGTTCCGCGTGAACTTCGTCCTCGATGCCGGCAAGCACACCCAGTTCCCCCTCCACCGTTACGCCGCGCGGACGCGCGTATTCCACAACTTTTTTCGTCACCGCGATATTTTCCTCATAAGACAGATGCGAACCGTCAATCATAACCGAGGAAAACCCGTTATCAATGCATTCCTTGCAGATTTCGAAAGTGTCGCCGTGATCCAGATGCAGCGCGACCGGAACCGCATTTTTGCCTTCGGCTTTGGCAAGTTCGCCCGCCATTTCCACGCCGCCGCGGCCCATCCAGCGCAGAAGCGTTGAATTCGCGTATTCCCGCGCGCCTTTGGAAACCTGCAAAATTACCGGCGAACCGCTTTTAACGCAGGCGGTAAGAATAGCCTGCAGCTGCTCCATATTATTGAAATTGTAAGCGGGTATCGCGTAGCCGCCTTTCATGGCCTTATCAAACATCTCCCTGGTGTTTACAAAACCAAGATCCTTATAGCTGACGCTGTTTTCCATGATTGTTGCTCCTCGGTGATTTTTTGCCTGCATCTCATTTTACATAAATCCCGCCGCGCGCAATACCCGGCCCGGTCAACCGCCCGCAAAAACCGAAGCGGGCAGAATACGCCGCAGCTGTTCGGCGGCGGACGACAGCTCGGAAATCTTCTTTTCCCGGATCATCCGGGCCCTTTGGTTCATATCCTTGTAATACTTCTTCGCGCTGATGAAACTTTCATAAATGGAAAGCGCTTTTTCATGCTTCCCCAGATGCTCGCATAAAAGCGCGAACATATAGTGCACCCGGCTGAACTTCCCTACAGGAAACGATTCGGAAAACAAATTGTAATACTCCCACGATTCGTCGAATTTGCCTTTGAGGCTTATGAAAAACATATAAAAGAAGTATTCAGGCCGCCAGCGCTGGCGCGACAGATCGTTCAAATGGTTGGCAACCCGCTTGAGCAGGCCGGCCTTGAACAGTTCCTCAACCACAATGATCTTGTATTCGTCAGGCACATGATTGAGCTCTATTTTGGCGATCCCGCCCGCCGCGAACATGCTCCTCAGATACAGCAGCCAGTGCGGATCGGACCAGCTGTATTGCGGCAGATGCTCCATCACCCTCAAAGCAAACCCCATCTCGCCTCTGCGCGCGTAGACCCGCGCGAGCAGGAAATACGCCTCCGGCATGATGCCGGGCGCCCAGATGTCGCGCATATCGCCGGACGACTTGTCAAACAGCACCGGATCGCACAGCACATGCGCGTTGACGAAGATGAAAACCGCGCCGTCATCCCACTGCTCAAAAGGAATTTCATTGATCAGGCCCAGCGCGTCAATGCAGTTGGCAAAACCGCCCTGCCGTATGAAAGCCGCGGCGGAAGCCGCGATAAACCGGTTGCGGTCCTCCTCCTCAAATTCAGCGGCGAAAACCTTGACCAGCTCAAAATCGCAGGAATTGGCGACAAACTCGATCATCCGGCGGGCAAGGCGCGGCGCATCATAAGGATTGCGGTCTTTATAATCGCAGTAAAGCGAGAATGCGTCCCGATACGGCAGCGAGAGCACCCGCGCAACAAAATTTTCCCAGCGCTGCACCCGGTCGCGCGCAATGCCGTTTTTGATTTTCACGATGGCAAGAATTACCAGAGCAAGCACCAGAACAGTTATTGCGGCCGTGCGCAGAACCGACGAGCTTTCCGGTTCCGGCTCCGCGGCGGCGCCGGGAATCTGCGAATTTTTCCGGTTGAGGATATCGGTCTGGGTTTCAATAAGCGCTTTGATCTCCGATGTTTCGAGGTAGCCGCGGGCTTTCTCATAGGCTTCAAGCGCGCCGGCGGTGTCGCCCTGATCACCGGCTTTGTCGCCTTTTTTGACATTGTCAAAATACCCGGTCAGCAGGGTCAGCACTTTCATGCCTTCCTGCTTGTTGTCCTCGCCGCGGTTTTTATCCGGCCCGTCCTTCGCGGCGGCGCGGAACGAAGCCAGCGCTTTCTCGTACTGCCCCGTCCTGAACTGGCAGGCCGCTATATAATAGTTCCAGCGCTCCGCTTCCGGCACGGCAAGCAGCGCCTGCAAAGCCCGGGGATAGTCGCCCTGGTCATAATAAACCGAACCCAGCCAGGAAGAGGCTTCCTTAAGCGACGGATTGGACGCGAGCGACTCGCTGAAAAAAGCCGCCGCGCGTTCCAGCTGCCCGGCTGACAGTTCGCGCTTGCCCGCCTCAAAACTTTCCAGCAGTTTGGTCTGGTATTTTTTGTCCTTTATGCTGGAATAAACGGCTTTCTCGGTTTCATAGTCGGCATACCGGTCAGGCAGCATCTGACGGGCGGATTTAAGCGACGATTGGGCCAGACTGTAACGGCCCAGCATGGAATAATAGATGGATTTCAGGTACAGCGCCCAGCCGGCAGTGTCCGAGCCGGCTTTCAGCTCGGCGGCTTTGATCAGGTATTTAAGCGCCTTGTCATATTTGCCCAGATGCATGTAGATTTCGCCGACCGACATGTGCAGCGTGGCATTGGACGGATCAAGCGTGATCGCCTTGTTAATATCGTCAATGGCATAATCCGGCTTGCCCAAAACAGTTTCGGCGGCTGACCGTTCGGAATAAAGGCGCGCAATATCCGATTTGGGCGTATTGGGATCCGCAGAAGCGATCGCTTTTGAGCATATTTCCAGTTTCTGTTTCGCTACGCTTTCCGTAAGGCAGTCTTCCGCCGGCCCGGCAGCCGCGCGCCCGGCCGACACCGCAGCCGTAAAAACCACCAATACGGCTGCACGAAAAACCCGCGCCAGAACGCGACGGCGAAGCTGCATATGCACGTTTGTCCTCACAGTGGGAATTATAATACAAATATGCGGTCCGCACAATGAGCCCAAAAAGGCCTTGCCGGGCTTCAAACCGGCCGGTTATGTACGGTTGTAGCGGGCCAGATATTCGCGTTTGGCCTCGACGAATCTGTCCCGGGAGATCGCTTCGCGGATCTGTTTCATGGTATTTACCAGAAAAGCGATGTTATGGATTGACAACAGCCGGTGACTCAGAAATTCACCGCACCGGTACAAGTGAGAAAGATACGCGCGCGAGTAGTTGCGGCAGGTATAACAACCACAGCCCGGATCGAGGGGACGCTCGTCCAGCCGGTATTCTGTTTTGCGGATATAGATATTGCCGTCGGCTGTCATCACCCGCCCGTTTCTGGCGGTGCGGGTAGGCCACACGCAGTCAAACATGTCAACGCCGCGCTCCACGCAGTCCCACAAATCCTGCGGCGAGCCCAGCCCCATGAAATAGCGGGGCCGTTCCTCCGGCAGCTGGTCAACCGCGGCGGTAAGCGCCAGGCCCATTTCCTCTTTGCCCTCACCC comes from Elusimicrobiaceae bacterium and encodes:
- a CDS encoding class II fructose-1,6-bisphosphate aldolase; its protein translation is MENSVSYKDLGFVNTREMFDKAMKGGYAIPAYNFNNMEQLQAILTACVKSGSPVILQVSKGAREYANSTLLRWMGRGGVEMAGELAKAEGKNAVPVALHLDHGDTFEICKECIDNGFSSVMIDGSHLSYEENIAVTKKVVEYARPRGVTVEGELGVLAGIEDEVHAEHSNYTDPAQVEDFVKRTGVDSLAISIGTSHGAYKFKVKPGESVPPLRFDILEEVERRIPGFPIVLHGSSSVPAEYIEMINKYGGKMEAAVGIPEEQLRRAAKSAVCKINIDSDGRLVMTAAIRKVFVEKPGEFDPRKYLGPARAELVKMYMAKNENVLGSAGRV
- a CDS encoding tetratricopeptide repeat protein, which translates into the protein MQLRRRVLARVFRAAVLVVFTAAVSAGRAAAGPAEDCLTESVAKQKLEICSKAIASADPNTPKSDIARLYSERSAAETVLGKPDYAIDDINKAITLDPSNATLHMSVGEIYMHLGKYDKALKYLIKAAELKAGSDTAGWALYLKSIYYSMLGRYSLAQSSLKSARQMLPDRYADYETEKAVYSSIKDKKYQTKLLESFEAGKRELSAGQLERAAAFFSESLASNPSLKEASSWLGSVYYDQGDYPRALQALLAVPEAERWNYYIAACQFRTGQYEKALASFRAAAKDGPDKNRGEDNKQEGMKVLTLLTGYFDNVKKGDKAGDQGDTAGALEAYEKARGYLETSEIKALIETQTDILNRKNSQIPGAAAEPEPESSSVLRTAAITVLVLALVILAIVKIKNGIARDRVQRWENFVARVLSLPYRDAFSLYCDYKDRNPYDAPRLARRMIEFVANSCDFELVKVFAAEFEEEDRNRFIAASAAAFIRQGGFANCIDALGLINEIPFEQWDDGAVFIFVNAHVLCDPVLFDKSSGDMRDIWAPGIMPEAYFLLARVYARRGEMGFALRVMEHLPQYSWSDPHWLLYLRSMFAAGGIAKIELNHVPDEYKIIVVEELFKAGLLKRVANHLNDLSRQRWRPEYFFYMFFISLKGKFDESWEYYNLFSESFPVGKFSRVHYMFALLCEHLGKHEKALSIYESFISAKKYYKDMNQRARMIREKKISELSSAAEQLRRILPASVFAGG